The Nicotiana tabacum cultivar K326 chromosome 5, ASM71507v2, whole genome shotgun sequence sequence GATTGTGATATTGTGCTAAGCGAATtagagcattccgagagtcaccgtgacttcgGGAACTGCAGGCGTatcaaggttgaggaggtcgtgggagctatgcgtaagatgagtaggggtagagcgaccaggccagacgagattccggtagaattttggaagtgtgtagggaaagcaggtttggagtggttgattgtgttgtttaatgttatttttaaggcgaagaggataccggatgagtggaggtggagtacggtggttccattgtataagaacaaaggtgatatccagagttgtaacaattacaggggtatcaaattactgagtcataccatgaaagtatgggagagggtggttgaagtgaGTGTGAGGATGACAATGTATGTATctgacaaccagttcgggttcatgccgggtagttctaccacagaagctatacaccttgttaggaggttggtggaattgtacagagagagaaagaaggatctgcacatggtgtttattgacctagagaaagcgtatgacaaggttcctagagaagttctctggagatgtttggaggcaaaaggtgtatTGGTTCCATATATTATGGTGATTAAGGACATTTAttatggggctaagactcgggttaggacagtaggaggcgactttGAACATTTTTTGGTtgaaatggggttacaccaaggctctACGCTCGTCCATTCTTATTCAccctggtgatggatgcgttAACAAACCATATTcagggggaggtgccatggtgaatgttattcgccgatgacatagttctgattgatgagtcacgagccggtgttaacgataggttggaagtttggagacagactcttgagtctaagggtttcaagctgagcaaaacgaagacggaatacctggagtgtaagttcagcgctgagccgggggaagtgggcatggatgtgaggcttgaatcacaggttatcccaagtagaggcagtttcaagtaccttgggtcggttatccacgggggaggggagatcgacgaggatgtcacacactgtATTGGGGTAGGATGAATGAAGTGGAGGTCAGAATccggagtcttgtgtgacaagagagtgccaatgatactcaaaggtaagttctataaagcggtggttagaccggccatgatgtatggggctgagtgctagcctgttaagaactcacatgtCCAAaggatgaaagtagcagaaatgaggatgttgaggtggatgtgcgggcactaggatagataagattggGAATGATGATATTCAGGAGAAGGTGTACGTGACTCTCACTGAtgataagatgcgggaagcgaggctcagatggttcgggcatgtacagaggagaagcccagatgctccagtaaggaggtgtgagcggctagttgtggagggcacgagaagaggtagagggcggcctaagaagtattggggagaggtgatcaggcaggatatggcgaggcttcagatttctgaggacatgacacttgataggaagttgtggagatcGAGTATTACGGTTGTAGTCTAGGAGGTATttgagtcttgccttactttGTACCTTTGTGAGCCTAGTCTGGTAGgggttttgtctaagatagctagtggcaatgtcatgtcttactattttcttttttcggtgcaggacctatttactagccatcgtttttgctttacatttttcttctgcattttatgttcctatttttcctatgatctctGTAGTGaaactaatattgtctccttttgtctttttattctcttgagccgagggtctttcggaaacagtctctctactcctttggggtagAGGTAAGATTTGTGtacccactagtgggattttactgggttgttgttgttgttcctgtCCAGTGAAATATCAATCGCATAAATGGAGTATAACTAAGTTTTAAGATAAGGATATTTTGAGACTTTTCAAGGCGAAGAAAGCTGCATAAAAATTGAACTATTTAATGTGAAAAacatattttaattaaattatggATTTTAACTTGGTGATTATAACACTAGAAGCTTTTTATCTGTTGTTAAGCATGGGAAGTTGCACTTGGCTATAACACAGATGCATGACAATCACAAAGTATTTTACACATATCCTGCAGAAATAACAAATATTTTTGTGCATTACTATGAAGAAGTGTTGATAAACAAACGAGGACATAGGATAAAGGCTTATGATGGATTTATAAAGAATGGTCATGTGCTTACAGTAGGCAGCAGATTGATcttctgaatcttatacatacaAGGATGTTAAAACAACAATGTGTGATATAGATAGTAATATGAGTCCAGGTCCGGATGATTATGGCAGTGGATTCTTCAAAGCATCGAGTGTAAGAGGAATGTATATAACAACAGCCATCTTGGAGTTCTCCAACAATGGGAAGTTACTAGAAATACTTAACTCCACGATAATATCATTAATTCCTAAAGTTATTGTCCTAGCTTATGCTGGTCAATTCATGCTTATTTCTTGTTGCAATGTATTGTATAAGTGCATATCTAAGATGCTTTATAGTAGTAGATTTTATTAAGGACATTATCATATAGTGGATGACAATCAGGGAAGCGGAGCCCTAgcgtaattggtaaagttgttactatgtgatcaggaggtcacgggttcaagcttTGAAAACAGCCTCCGCAGACAATAAACCCTTGTGGTACGGCCCTTTCccgaaccccgcgcatagcgggagcttagtgcaccgggttaCCTTTTTTAGATGACAATCAAGCAGCGTTTGTTAGGGGAAGGTCTTTAGTCTATAATGTGTTTACTTGTCATGACCTCCTGAGACAATATAACAGGAAGATATCACCAAGATGTTTGATAAAAATTAATCTAAGAAAGGCATATGATATGGTAAGCTTGGCATTTATTTGAGAAGGCAATGGCGTGTTTTGATTTTCCTGCTAAGTTATCCAATTCGCGATGACTTGCATATCTCTACCAAATTCTGTGTGAAAGTTAATGGAGTAGGGCATGGTTACTTTGAAGGCAAGAGTGGATTGATGCAAGGGGATTCAATATAATATCACATCTTTTATTTGTACTTGTCACGGAACACTTTAGAGAATGAGTGAGCTGCCAGACTTTAAGTTCCATCCGATGTGTAAAACAAATATTTGAacacaaattatatttttgtggATGATTTGTTGGTGTTCTTTAAAGGGGATATTGGTTCAGTCAATAGAGTGACAGAGGCCCTTAATCACTTCAGTAATGCCACAAGATTGATGGCAAATCTGGATAAATCAAATATCTTTTTTTGTAGGGGTAGACGAGTAGATGGAGACCCTTAATCACTTCAATAATGCTACGCGATTGGTGGAAAATCTggataaattaaatatttttttgtataggaGCAGTCATAAAATCCGAAATAAAATAATATCTCGTACAAAAGTGAATCCTGCTTCCGCTAAGATTAAGTACCGGTGCTCTATAAGAATCAACTAGCAGGACCGGGTCCTTTAATATATCTCTATGCTGCATGTTTCttaaccatcaaaattccaatttccAACAGCTAGTCAAGTTGCATATTCCTATTGcagatgaaagatcttgtgaaGTTAAAGAGAGGATAGATTTCGTGAAAGGCTCAAAGAAAGCTCATAGGTGTAGTTTCTTGATTCAACAGCTCCGTAATTAGTTGTCTTTGTTGGTGGCCTAGTTGTTCATATTACCCTTCCTGGAAGGTGGATATAGCTCTAGGTGTTTTTTTAGGTGTATTACTTTTTATTTCACAATATTACCAAAAGTAACATTCAATATAATTCGTTTAATTTGTAATAGGCTTTTAGAGTCATGGTTGCACAACGAGCGGTAAAAGCCGTCATATTGACGACATATGGTTAAAGCTCAATGATCTTAGCTGCTCGTTGGGGTGGCAAACAAGCGGGTCAGGTCGGATATGAGCGGGTCGAAAATGGGTACTTTAAAAAAGGGTAAATTATctgacccgacccatatttaatacagatAAAAAATGGGTgatccggcggataatatggctattcatattatccatggcttcttgaatatgatcacttttgagagAATTCATAATTTCTCAAACTTGAGGAACCTCCAATTTGAGTCTTTCCAAGTGTAAAAGTTaacccattagttatccattttctaagtggataatatggttcttatccatattcgacACGTTGttaaaaaattcattatccaacccattttttaatggataatatgggtggataaactgttttcttttaaccattttatcACATTTAGCTGCTCGTAATGTGGTTCATTTGAAACGGCTAGCGACTTATTTGATTTTATGCCTAAGAAGGATAGGACCAGAAAAATCAGGTGTCGTGCGGAAGCTAGCAAAgcaaaccttgaacgacgataaatcatacaacaaagagaaatataccaaaagagacacaaacatataacgtggttcggtcaactgacctacaTCCACGACGGAGATGAGCAAttcactatataaaagagagtacaaaatatcgagagaactgtaagcacgtgatttttgccctatatgagaattactcccaaaaaattcaaaaataaaatgattttctttggtgtgcaattttgtgatattttgtgatattttgaataattatttgtatttgtctatgcgtgtttatttgctaaattaataaaaaatacaaaaatatatcgcattttgcatgtaggatttaattctgaTAAAAAAATCTGAACAAACACCCGCTTGATAGAAAAATGGGCATAAGGGGAAGGCAATACCCCGGAGAAAATGAATGACAACTCGTAAGTTATGTGGCTAAGGCATGTGAAATACTTCTCACTTTTCCAAGAATAGAGTTGTCAAAAAATGGGTTGGCCAGCCAAGCTGTTGGGGTCTACAGCATTCAATTGGATTAGACAAGTTGGCCCTTCATCTGAAAGTGTCTTCAAAATGCCGGTCTACCCCATTCCTAAGTAGATTGGGAGTTAGGACATGCTAGCCCTTCAAATTTGCTATAAAGATTAAGGTTCAAATACAGAACAGCTGCTATTTGACAAATCTGGGTGAAGAcagcttttttttatttttattaagttTCATGTGCAAGTGTGAAATCTCTGTTAGTTTTTAAACATATGTGGGTGTTTTAAGTTAATTAGACTAAcaaatttcctcaacttttgcaaACTTAGAAGACGATTAGTGCTTAAATTTATATTTAGAGGACAAAGTTAAACCTACAGTCAAGAAATAATTTTGACTAAAAACTTGCACAAGCAGACAAAGCGGCCTTCCTAATCACACGTTTATACTTAACTGGAACTAAAAGGTTGAGTTTGACAATAGTTGGGGAGAATTTATAgtttgttatcggtttatcgatatcggtttatcgatttcgaaaatttcgaaaatttccttatcgagttatcgatttcgatttcgattttatCCTCTTCGGTTATcaatttatcgataaaccgataagatatactaaaaaaaatccattattctataatacccttttcctttaccctaagtccctaaccctattatttcatttaccacatttaaggaatgatcatatttaaagctcaatggaatgaagttcaaattaatggaaaatagaattagtcgtgatgatgtatttttatttttttataccgttggagtattggtggcatacatttgatcccttactttagtttggttgcatgtgcttgttgacacaatttttatgttataaacggtgttcgtcttattttagcttatttttgtccatattggTTAGGCGTGTTTATAGCAATACACTTTCCGTGGAAtcccgcaaattttcttattggtgtaatcgataaccgaatcgataagccccaaaaatcgataaattgaaatcgaaaaaatcgaaaccttattgaaacgataacgataagcgtatgtacaaatcgataatcgataagtaattatcgataagggtcaaaatcgaatcgataaatcgaatgcacacaCCTACTTTATTGTGCCAAATTGTCAATCAAGTCTCAAAAATCATTGAAGATTTCAATTTACATAAAGTCTAGACAAGCTTATAGCATAATAAAGCCTAATTAGACCCGTGAGGCTATGAGTCTCAGGCCAACACAGTTCAACAAAGTTccgaattaattttttttaggagACAATGTCAATATAGAAACAGTAAAAACACATATATAGCACAGAAGACCACAAAATACTACCTTTATCTAAACAATGCCAGGGAAGAAATAAAtcatatactatattataagcatGAACATTTTTAATTTACTAAAATATCCTTTAAAAACTGAATGGGCATTTTACCCCTAATCAAACACTATACACTCCTGTAACCAAGTTAATTTCTACATAAAATTTGTATTCCTATGCGTGCATTATTTCAATGTAAATGACTTCCTTAAATTAAACACCAGAAAATAAATGTGTAATATTAGGACTAACTTAAATTTCTCCCGGTTGCCTTTCCTTTTCTGTGAGTGAAAAAAACGCTTTCATATGATAACACCAATGCATGTATGAGAAAATGACTTTTTAGTTTCTCTTCATTATTTACCAGATAATTATTTTGAGTTTTAAGAGCAACCAATATTAAGAGACCCACATGAGGATACCTCGACAGTGGAAGCATCAAACTCCACAATTGGGCTTGACAAAAATGATCATTCCAGTTTGTTGCTTCCCCTCAAGAAGGTGATTTTGTATAAACAATCTTCCTCTATTCTTTGAGTTTCAGGAAGCAATTTAAGCTGATTTTTCACTGTTTTTTCCCCTTTTGATTGATTCTtcaatatttatgaaataaagaaaaactttttggatttatatatatatatatatatatatatatatatatatatatatatatatatatatgtaaataacaGGGAACAACTGGGACGAATATTTTGATCTTCCACATGTTCCAGGCTGAAGGGGCGTATTTTTCTCTATATCAATTCTCATGCTCATATAAAACTAAAGAAGAGTAGTGGTGCAATTGATGATTCTACCATTGAAAAGATTGAGAACGTTTCCCTGTGAGCGCATAACTCAGCTTCTTTCTTGGAATTCTTCTGCAACTAAGTGTGCATTTTATACGGTTTTGCTAATTATATAATAAGGTGATGAATTGCGTGTCTTTGTGATGGGTCGCAAGAGTTAGTAAtaatatttctttcaattttataTCCAGAATACGTCTAGATGTTTAACAGTACACTATGAaggttatatatttatttcacaAAATAGTTAATGTCGAAAGGAAGAGGATTTCAGGAAATTTATTCTAACCTAATtctttcgaaattttttattctAATCAACGGCCTCTTACCAGGTGATATTGAGGAGGGTCGGAccctttttttatttgtttctctCTTTACTGTTCAAAGAAGAGATAATTTTGTTAAGCGTATACGCACTTTgtatgagaaagaaaagaaaggatatAAACATAGTGGTTGTTAAGCTATTTGGATTAGTCTTTTTGTATTTGACCTTTGATATTACTCTACAGCAGCTACATCTCCACTTTAGAGTATTTTTAATCAAATTGTTTAGATTGTTTTTGGTAATCTTCCATTTTCTAAAGTTTATACCGATTACTATGAGATATACCGTGTCCAGAAACTAGTAAAATAATATATGGAAAGACAAGTGGCTGCCATCATGCGAGTCAGAGTACAAAATATTAGTACATGAAAATTAACCTAAAGCTACTACAAGGTACCATCATGTTTTTTACAAAGAGGGGGAAAAAAAGGTTAACAAAACAATAGTTTTGCAATAAGCCAATTCTCCTTGCAAAAGAAGGATCTCGtaaggtacataaaataaaaacataactGCAAAAATTATATCATGCCTCCTAAGCCTGTCATAACAAAGAAAGGTGGTTAGAAATTACAGCCTTGAAATGATCAATGAATTCCTGTGTGATAATCTCACGTACCTTGCTCGCAATGTTGTTGGAGAGCCAGTCAAGTCCCTCGTAAAGTCCTTCCCCGGAGGTGGCACATGTACTCTGAATGTACCTGCAAGGCAAAGTAAGAGGTAAGAGGTTCAGTAATGATAGAACACAACTCATTTTCATCTGCAGCACCGTGCATACAACGCAAGGATACTAGCAAAGGGTATCAAACTCAGCCACAATATATACCAGTGACGTTGACGGAGGGAGTGAAGACCAAGCTTATCAGTAATCTCAGCAGCGTTCATAGCATTTGGAAGATCTTGCTTGTTGGCAAACACAAGCAGCACAGCGTCCCTCAGTTCATCCTATAAGTACATTAGTAAATTTTTTGAGAATACGAGATAATGAGCAATAAGAAACTAATACCATATACCTTTATAACCCAAAGAGTTGGTATATAGGTCGTTTCAAGTCTTTTAGCGGCATCATTCCTGAATTATACTCTTTTACCTCCAAACTCCCGCTCAAGGTTCATTATAAGCGcgcatacacacacacacacacatagagagagagagagatgaattGCATTACCTCATTCAACATCCTGTGCAGCTCGTCTCTAGCCTCAACAACACGGTCCCGATCATTACTGTCAACAACAAAGATGAGTCCTTGCGTGTTTTGGAAGTAATGTCTCCACAGTGGCCGAATCTGGAAATATCAATAAATATGACTGACTATATCAGGTAACACCATTAATAATTTCAGCCAATAAGTCATTTCCTGGTATCAAAAGCACCAAGTCCAAAATACCTATAGAAAGACTAGATCTAGATGAACCTTTTTATTTGTCGATAATAAAGACTAGATAGAGCTAGATAGGCATTAGCCACTCGACTAGGCAAAGCCATGGCAGAAATGAATTTGCAAGATAAACCgtgcatatgatggttggagtaGGAAGAGAAGTTACTGTTCAGTTCTTTCTGTCTTTCTGAGAGTAGGGTGTTCCTGGTGGGTCGATATCTCACAGAAGAAAAACAATGTGAAAGAAAAATGGACATTATACCAAGCCAAAAA is a genomic window containing:
- the LOC107781720 gene encoding ADP-ribosylation factor, whose product is MGLSFTKLFSRLFAKKEMRILMVGLDAAGKTTILYKLKLGEIVTTIPTIGFNVETVEYKNISFTVWDVGGQDKIRPLWRHYFQNTQGLIFVVDSNDRDRVVEARDELHRMLNEDELRDAVLLVFANKQDLPNAMNAAEITDKLGLHSLRQRHWYIQSTCATSGEGLYEGLDWLSNNIASKA